A genome region from Scyliorhinus canicula chromosome 16, sScyCan1.1, whole genome shotgun sequence includes the following:
- the LOC119950612 gene encoding endothelial cell-selective adhesion molecule-like, which yields MSVVLTVNTLGDGGDYICQLGLRNRNISRKLSVTVIQVSVSEPGMIIIGSNISLSCLISHHSPSTQIQWRHSNMSSKGGIAQGKDSLTINLIKVTKHEAGVWTCEIIQNNARLGAATLTLNVTEPVVSIFGKDNLILMIGTSASLLLLIVIFTLIGICLAKRARRRRRALRRLRHPLCREHSHQLSNQPLCNSNDYTSTERPLPPLPRYCPHQPRRGRSSQGKGNRLGPRGQYTA from the exons ATGTCTGTGGTCCTCACAGTCAACACGCTGGGAGACGGGGGAGATTACATCTGCCAACTGGGCCTCCGAAACAGGAACATCTCACGCAAGCTGAGTGTCACCGTGATccaag TGAGTGTCAGCGAGCCCGGAATGATCATCATTGGTTCGAACATCTCTCTCAGTTGCCTGATCTCCCATCATTCCCCATCCACCCAGATTCAGTGGAGACACAGCAACATGTCCAGTAAAGGGGGGATTGCACAAGGAAAGGATTCTCTCACCatcaacctcatcaaggtcaccaAGCACGAAGCTGGAGTATGGACCTGTGAAATCATTCAAAACAACGCCAGATTGGGAGCAGCAACATTGACCCTCAATGTCACAG AGCCGGTTGTCAGTATCTTCGGGAAGGACAATTTAATCCTGATGATCGGGACATCAGCCTCTTTACTCCTCCTGATTGTCATCTTCACGCTGATTGGCATCTGCCTGGCAAAGAGAGCCAGGAGGCGG AGACGAGCATTGAGGAGATTGAGACACCCTCTGTGCCGGGAGCACAGTCACCA ACTCTCGAACCAGCCACTTTGCAACAGCAATGATTACACGAGCACGGAACGCCCGCTACCGCCGTTGCCTCGTTACTGCCCCCATCAGCCACGGAGAGGCCGGTCCTCACAGGGGAAAGGGAACCG GCTGGGCCCCAGAGGACAGTACACCGCTTGA